From Larus michahellis chromosome 8, bLarMic1.1, whole genome shotgun sequence, one genomic window encodes:
- the RPL3L gene encoding ribosomal protein uL3-like isoform X1 produces MSHRKFSAPRHGHLGFLPHKRSRRHRGKVKAWPKDDPSKPVHLTAFLGYKAGMTHTVREVHRPGLKISKREEVEAVTIIETPPMVVVGVVGYVETPKGLRNFKTVFAEHISDECRRRFYKNWHKSKKKAFTKYCKKWQDEDGKRQLEKDFAAMKKYCKVIRVIVHTQMKLLPLRQKKAHVMEIQLNGGTVAEKVDWVRERLEKQVSVHNVFSQNEMIDVIGVTKGHGVKGVTSRWHTKKLPRKTHKGLRKVACIGAWHPARVGYSIARAGQKGYHHRTEINKKIYRIGHGIHVEDGKVVKNNASTHYDVTEKTITPLGGFPHYGEVNNDFLMLKGCVMGTKKRVLTLRKSLLVHTSRRSQEAIELKFIDTTSKFGHGCFQTAQEKRAFMGPQKKHLVKGKPGVQEEP; encoded by the exons ATG TCCCACCGCAAGTTCTCTGCTCCCAGGCATGGCCACCTGGGCTTCCTCCCCCACAAGAGAAGCCGTCGCCACCGAGGGAAGGTGAAGGCATGGCCTAAGGACGATCCCAGCAAACCAGTCCACCTGACAGCTTTTCTGGGCTACAAAGCTGGCATGACGCACACTGTGCGGGAGGTGCACAGGCCTGGGCTCA AGATCTCCAaaagggaggaggtggaggctgTGACCATCATTGAGACCCCCCcgatggtggtggtgggagtTGTGGGGTACGTAGAAACACCGAAGGGCTTGAGGAATTTCAAGACTGTTTTTGCTGAGCACATCAGCGATGAGTGCAGACGGCGCTTCTACAAGAACTG GCACAAGAGCAAGAAGAAGGCGTTCACCAAGTACTGCAAGAAATGGCAGGATGAGGATGGCaaaaggcagctggagaaggattTTGCCGCTATGAAAAAGTACTGCAAGGTCATTCGTGTCATTGTGCACACGCAG ATGAAGCTGCTCCCACTACGGCAGAAGAAGGCCCACGTGATGGAGATCCAGCTGAATGGCGGGACGGTGGCTGAGAAGGTTGACTGGGTTCGtgagaggctggagaagcaggTTTCCGTGCATAATGTCTTCAGCCAGAATGAGATGATTGATGTCATTGGCGTGACCAAGGGGCATGGGGTGAAAG GGGTGACAAGCCGTTGGCACACTAAGAAGCTCCCCAGGAAGACACACAAGGGCTTACGCAAAGTTGCCTGTATTGGAGCCTGGCACCCAGCCCGGGTTGGCTACTCCATTGCTCGGGCTGGCCAGAAGGGCTACCACCACCGCACGGAGATCAACAAGAAG ATTTACCGCATTGGCCATGGGATCCACGTGGAGGATGGCAAAGTGGTGAAGAACAATGCCTCGACGCACTACGATGTCACGGAGAAGACCATTACACCGCTG GGTGGCTTTCCTCACTATGGGGAGGTCAACAATGACTTCCTCATGCTGAAGGGCTGCGTCATGGGCACAAAGAAGCGTGTGCTCACCCTCCGTAAG TCCCTTCTGGTGCATACAAGCCGCCGGTCTCAGGAAGCCATTGAACTCAAATTCATTGATACTACCTCCAAGTTTGGCCACGGCTGCTTCCAGACAGCTCAGGAGAAGCGGGCTTTCATG GGCCCTCAGAAGAAACACTTGGTGAAAGGGAAGCCAGGAGTGCAGGAAGAGCCGTAA
- the RPL3L gene encoding ribosomal protein uL3-like isoform X2 translates to MTHTVREVHRPGLKISKREEVEAVTIIETPPMVVVGVVGYVETPKGLRNFKTVFAEHISDECRRRFYKNWHKSKKKAFTKYCKKWQDEDGKRQLEKDFAAMKKYCKVIRVIVHTQMKLLPLRQKKAHVMEIQLNGGTVAEKVDWVRERLEKQVSVHNVFSQNEMIDVIGVTKGHGVKGVTSRWHTKKLPRKTHKGLRKVACIGAWHPARVGYSIARAGQKGYHHRTEINKKIYRIGHGIHVEDGKVVKNNASTHYDVTEKTITPLGGFPHYGEVNNDFLMLKGCVMGTKKRVLTLRKSLLVHTSRRSQEAIELKFIDTTSKFGHGCFQTAQEKRAFMGPQKKHLVKGKPGVQEEP, encoded by the exons ATGACGCACACTGTGCGGGAGGTGCACAGGCCTGGGCTCA AGATCTCCAaaagggaggaggtggaggctgTGACCATCATTGAGACCCCCCcgatggtggtggtgggagtTGTGGGGTACGTAGAAACACCGAAGGGCTTGAGGAATTTCAAGACTGTTTTTGCTGAGCACATCAGCGATGAGTGCAGACGGCGCTTCTACAAGAACTG GCACAAGAGCAAGAAGAAGGCGTTCACCAAGTACTGCAAGAAATGGCAGGATGAGGATGGCaaaaggcagctggagaaggattTTGCCGCTATGAAAAAGTACTGCAAGGTCATTCGTGTCATTGTGCACACGCAG ATGAAGCTGCTCCCACTACGGCAGAAGAAGGCCCACGTGATGGAGATCCAGCTGAATGGCGGGACGGTGGCTGAGAAGGTTGACTGGGTTCGtgagaggctggagaagcaggTTTCCGTGCATAATGTCTTCAGCCAGAATGAGATGATTGATGTCATTGGCGTGACCAAGGGGCATGGGGTGAAAG GGGTGACAAGCCGTTGGCACACTAAGAAGCTCCCCAGGAAGACACACAAGGGCTTACGCAAAGTTGCCTGTATTGGAGCCTGGCACCCAGCCCGGGTTGGCTACTCCATTGCTCGGGCTGGCCAGAAGGGCTACCACCACCGCACGGAGATCAACAAGAAG ATTTACCGCATTGGCCATGGGATCCACGTGGAGGATGGCAAAGTGGTGAAGAACAATGCCTCGACGCACTACGATGTCACGGAGAAGACCATTACACCGCTG GGTGGCTTTCCTCACTATGGGGAGGTCAACAATGACTTCCTCATGCTGAAGGGCTGCGTCATGGGCACAAAGAAGCGTGTGCTCACCCTCCGTAAG TCCCTTCTGGTGCATACAAGCCGCCGGTCTCAGGAAGCCATTGAACTCAAATTCATTGATACTACCTCCAAGTTTGGCCACGGCTGCTTCCAGACAGCTCAGGAGAAGCGGGCTTTCATG GGCCCTCAGAAGAAACACTTGGTGAAAGGGAAGCCAGGAGTGCAGGAAGAGCCGTAA